In Montipora foliosa isolate CH-2021 chromosome 9, ASM3666993v2, whole genome shotgun sequence, the DNA window TATAGTGGAATGTTTTCTGCCGAGTGGCCGAGCTAAATGATGGGATATTCAGCATCTGCCAATGTCTGGTTTTCCGGTTACTTACAGTACTACGTGGAATGTGGAATTCATGAGTCACGTGGTGAAATATTCCTTGAGATGCATAACTTTTTCAGAGATGAGGCCATTTCATTTACCTTTTGGCGAATGTTGCAGTATTCAATGCGCActaaaaaagccatttcaaacAGCTGTCTCGAGTGTCAAGACTGGTTTTTAATCCGTTGTAAGTTGAGCAAAAAAAACCGATGATAAGCCCGCGTAAAGTGATTTTCTCTTGCTCCAACATAATAAAGAAGGTTGTTGCATGTAGTGTCCTTCACTGGTATCTATTGAGAAATCAATGGTATTCCGTTGGAATGATCTCTGAAGAGGTTCAACGATAGGATATTTATAAGCTTCACTGCAAAGGAACTCCTCCAGAGGTATAGCCACTGTTTCTGAGACTAATTTTGAACCTCGGAAGTTAGGTTGTACCAAATGTATTGCTAAAAGCAAATTGATTCATTAGAAGGTGGGAGAGGGACGCTGCTCGTTATTGCCTCccaccagctacgcaggctcTAGTTTCAGTCTTGAGAGAGTCCAACATGAGAAAACTTGTGGTGTCAGTATTTCTTTGCAAGCCACCCATTCCCACCAACGGAGACCGAAAAAGGCATATGATGCGGCTTATGTCGAACTTGAAAATACCATCATAAATATtcttgctctttggccatttcaacttaatcaaaaacataaaacaaacagcggctacaaacataatgataaagcgcattttatttttgactcgacgtttcgtatgcttcaacatacatcttcagaattgacggttgaacaaattttATCATTATCACAAGACCTGATAAAAGAAACGGTATTGTCATTGTCAACAGGCTCGAGTATCTTGACCGTCAATAGTGAAACAATTGATTTTGGTTGTCAGCAAGTTCAACAATACCCGACAACCTCAAGAGAAGAAAGCCTCATCTCATACCTCCGAGGTCTCAAACAAGACGAAATCATCAGCAGTGACACATTTCAAGAGATAATACCTTACGGTTCGACCCCTGGTATACTTAACGGTCTTCCAAAGATTCACAAACCCGGTTGCCCTTTTCGCCCAATCGTCTCCTCCGTAAACACATATAATTACAATCTCGAGTCGTTTCTTTTACAAATTCTCCATCCGATCTCCAAAAATAAGTTTGCAATCAAGGCCTCTTTTAGCTTTGTAGACTGGGCAAAGTCTTACAAACACAATAATGAGATTTTATGTTCGTTTGATGTCAGCTCTCTCTTCTCTGATGTTCCACTTGACGAGACCATACAGATCTTCCTCACAAAACTGTACGTATACTCTTTCCCTGATCCTCCAAAACGTCCACCTAACGTTCTTAAAAAACTGCTGGAGTTCGCGACAAGGAAAAGCCATTTCCTCTTTGATGGTAACCTTTACGATGAGATAAATGATGTTGCCATGGGATCTCCATTGGGAAAAGTTCTTcccaatatttttatttgtcattttgaagaaaaatggatTCAAAACTCGAAGGATTGTCCGCCCATTTGGTTTCGCTACGTTAATGACACTTTCacgttttttcaaaacaaagaggCAGCTGAAAAGTTCTTACGATATATCAACAACCGACATACCAACATTAATTTCACAGTGGAACTTGAGATGGACAACCAAATTCCATTTTAAATATCTTCGTCAAACGCACTCAAGACCATACATTCTCCACTTCTATCCTCAGAAAGATGACCTTCACAGACCTCTATAGCTATACCAAATGGGATTCCTTTACACTCTGAAAAGTTAAATTAATTTGATTCGCACTCTGACATTTCGTTGATTACACATTTGTTCTTCATCTTCTTTACTTCAATCTGGTTTGTCGGAAATTAAGAAAATGTTGCTCCAAAATGGTTAAGCAGTAGGTATTATTTCCTCAGTAATATGAATGATGTCTTAAACAAGCATCAAGCTAAATTTTCCAATCCTATCGCTACAGgccccaaaaataaaaataaggcAAAACAAGAATGATATGATATCATTCTTGTTTTGCCTTATTTAGGTTTCCAAAGTGAGTTTGTAACACGCCGCCTAAAATCGTGTATCAATAAGTTTTACGGGTTTGTAAACCTCAAAGTATAATATTGTAGAGCACTTGTCAAATCAAGTATTTTTTTCCCTTATAAAGATCGtttgtgcaaatcacaaaaatccaAGGTTTTCTATAAGGCATCTTGTTGGAACTGCAATGAGTTTTCCcggacgggggtgctcgtcgtacctTTTTGGGGTTAAAAAAGAGGTTTTGTTACCTCTTaaggtgttcagcctcaaaaggtccacagcaggagctttagcggtaccttttagggtattgagccgaaaaattatgacaggagacatttcAGTGACAATTaactatttttaattttgtcttattaaaacccataatttggtacctcttaggggtgaaaaaaatccatgccacgcccacaagacagTTTCCTGGTACTTCctaggggttcttttcaaaatttccggcGAGCACCCCCGAgttaaacgaaaacgttggcagtgaaaaactgtgGCTTTAGTGAAcggtcagttttcactgctacttatttatcttactatttttatcttatctctctagttaccagtcttcttaattattttatatatatcatattagCAGCttatcatatttgaatttgttcaaccgtcacttctgaagatgtatccCGGGGAGGGTACTCCCTTacaagggcttaatggggacgtgcggccagccagggtatgtttttcgggatttttgtcttgaacagggtatcgaatttatcattttttgtcttaatcagggtatcgatttatcaatttttgtcttaaactgggttaaatgtcttaaacagggtatcaaaaatcggaattctgtcttaaaatgagtaggaaaatcagcgatatatgtcttaaacagggtcagggtatgaggggccgcgctgCACCttcccaaccagggatacatcgagtacccccccccccccccgggagatgtatgttgtagcatacgaaacgtcgagtcaaaagtaaaatgcgctttatcattatatttgtagccgctgtttgttttatgtttttgaaaaCACTAATGAAGACAAAGAACAGAATGAATGAACACTAATGAAGACAAAAAACGGAATTCTTGGTAATAGGGACGCGACAACAACTAGACAAAGGATCCCTTGATGAAATGACAATTGGAAATTCTAAAGTTAAAACAACTACTACAGCGAGGAGCCTTGGAGTATGGTTCGATCGTAACATGAAATTTGATACCAATATAACGAAAATGTGCGCTATGGGACATTTCTATCTATACAATATAAGGAGAATAAGGAAGCATCTCACATATGAGTCAGCTCGTACACTAATACAGGCAACGATAATAGCCCGattggattattgtaacagtcttccTTATGGATGCTCTGATGGTCAAATTAAAATGCTTCAGCGCTTGCAAAATATGGCTGCTAGACTTATATGTAATTCTACACGTTTTTGTCGTATTACGCCGTTGATGTTCAAACTACACTGGCTACCAGTCAAACTAAGAGTtaaatacaaaattttattgatGACTTTCAAGGCAATACATGGACTATCACCTGATTACATACAAAGTCTAGTTCAAGTCAAGAAGAAATCACTGTACAATCTCCGATCTAATGATGAAGTTTTATTGGCTCCACCAACTTTTAAATCAAGCAAGAAAACAGGAGACAGAGCTTTTCAAGTGGCAGCACCCTTTGAATGGAACAAACTTCCAAAATCACTTAGATTAGAGAACGatttaaaatctttcaaaacaaaacttaagacctttttatttcaaaaagcttattattaatttttaactgTAAATATAATCATACAACTGTAAATAtaactgtaactgtaactgtaactgtaaaatacaactgtaaatataatcataattagtcataatttttaaacattgtaaataaccttaaaactataaaagttagagataacaagttaaaccgacgtttcggagtagacatcactccattatcaaggtaaaaatgtt includes these proteins:
- the LOC137971388 gene encoding uncharacterized protein, translated to MLQHTSSELTVEQILSLSQDLIKETVLSLSTGSSILTVNSETIDFGCQQVQQYPTTSREESLISYLRGLKQDEIISSDTFQEIIPYGSTPGILNGLPKIHKPGCPFRPIVSSVNTYNYNLESFLLQILHPISKNKFAIKASFSFVDWAKSYKHNNEILCSFDVSSLFSDVPLDETIQIFLTKLYVYSFPDPPKRPPNVLKKLLEFATRKSHFLFDGNLYDEINDVAMGSPLGKVLPNIFICHFEEKWIQNSKDCPPIWFRYVNDTFTFFQNKEAAEKFLRYINNRHTNINFTVELEMDNQIPF